The Zingiber officinale cultivar Zhangliang chromosome 10A, Zo_v1.1, whole genome shotgun sequence genome contains a region encoding:
- the LOC122027135 gene encoding uncharacterized protein LOC122027135 isoform X3 — translation MTVVTSPLYQQLGLFFFSHLSGPASLGSAGDLLSFGSNSARRKPAHAVNPEEPSARARPSSPTFASARDFRNPLFFLLFFRGQKRRHLEFPHLDVRGVAMFNDSDTIDDFLSPTETTTGRQLGKFRPKARAKTVKVVSASTKTSDVARDVSASLEPVALDSHSELETEQAHLQPCTSSGSIENLCQDESTSLSLNTSNDDPLKLTEVMFNDLDSVDDFLCPMETTKEQQLGNFRPKVRAKTAKVVSASTKTSDDAQHVSAPLESIAHDAHSELQTDTTCFQSCMSSCSTVSCQHKSMPESVQQPEDMQTELVASQGKHADNVQLNEGNFCQDENTSITLNTSDDVPLKIVGIEEITDNIDHGTIVSEQSIMSDVMLRPLEVLMPDDDLHPSSSDLQEEIEALCGLESLDNLSVHHGSKMEVGKVSKFKPKVTKLPSKKATIKSVSFILPDASCSAIPVESISAMDTSSIQATIHDPTDNSLHTSDTASDWNGEHQVDYARIGEENNGENELPRVPKGIDVMSEFQFIEEPNPQNLERTTSENDTNAGATISTRKLRKRTVKSRAGNLEGTIDGDCGAEIDESQSNDGQEDENMPKPKSASRKRKGQTTEGPKPAKRGKKVSSITDSSVVESSKKKFPQCTRRKRRQVNKILLQTPEEEIDRRQICIKDLIMLTEAKERISTKEPTATGNLFSNQSSLDDNGLFGDDEEMSRSGGVTNYPNEPTTKKLNYHSYSNRLPTVRWSKSETQLLYEAIRQFGSDFEMIQQLFPNRTRHQIKLKFKIVERKHPLQVRDALFHRSEDFSHVMQVIKMVQEKAETSAKEETNDDQENASQCNVDTNEKELEGIADEGDDYGGKDEDAGYPDFDEHEWDSCTYRCEKEEDSIRDF, via the exons ATGACAGTTGTAACCAGTCCGTTGTACCAGCAGTTAGGATTATTCTTCTTTTCCCATCTCTCCGGTCCAGCCTCGCTCGGGTCGGCTGGCGATCTTCTCTCCTTCGGTTCCAATTCGGCGCGACGCAAACCCGCCCACGCCGTAAACCCAGAAGAGCCTTCCGCCCGTGCTCGACCGTCGTCGCCCACGTTCGCCAGTGCTCGCGATTTCCGCAACCcgcttttcttcctcctcttttttCGCGGACAGAAACGCCGGCATCTCGAGTTTCCCCATCTCGACGTTCGCGGTG TGGCCATGTTCAATGATTCAGATACCATTGATGATTTTCTTTCTCCCACAGAGACTACCACAG GGCGACAGTTGGGCAAGTTTCGTCCTAAAGCTCGTGCTAAAACTGTCAAGGTTGTCTCTGCTTCTACCAAAACTTCAGATGTTGCCCGAGATGTATCTGCTTCTTTGGAGCCAGTGGCTCTTGATTCTCATTCTGAGCTTGAGACAGAGCAAGCCCATCTCCAACCTTGCACTTCTAGTGGTTCTATAGAAAATTTGTGCCAG GATGAAAGTACAAGCTTAAGTTTGAACACATCCAATGATGATCCCCTGAAGCTTACAG AGGTTATGTTCAATGATTTGGATTCTGTTGATGATTTTCTTTGTCCAATGGAGACTACCAAAG AACAACAATTGGGCAATTTTCGTCCTAAAGTTCGTGCTAAAACTGCTAAAGTTGTTTCTGCTTCTACCAAAACTTCTGATGATGCCCAACATGTGTCGGCTCCTTTAGAGTCTATTGCTCATGATGCTCATTCTGAGCTTCAGACTGATACAACCTGTTTCCAGTCTTGCATGTCCAGTTGCTCAACAGTTTCGTGTCAGCACAAATCGATGCCAGAATCAGTACAGCAACCAGAGGACATGCAGACAGAGCTTGTAGCATCCCAAGGTAAACATGCAGATAATGTTCAGCTGAATGAGGGAAATTTCTGCCAG GATGAAAACACAAGCATAACTTTGAACACTTCAGATGATGTTCCTTTAAAGATAGTAG GTATTGAGGAAATTACTGACAACATAGACCACGGAACTATTGTATCTGAGCAAAGTATTATGTCAGATGTTATGCTAAGACCTCTTGAAGTTTTGATGCCTGATGATGATCTACATCCTTCTTCAAGTGATCTGCAAGAG GAGATAGAAGCACTTTGTGGCCTTGAATCACTTGACAATTTGTCTGTTCATCATGGTAGCAAAATGG aaGTTGGAAAAGTAAGCAAATTCAAACCCAAAGTGACCAAGCTACCTTCGAAAAAGGCAACAATAAAATCTGTTTCTTTTATCCTTCCTGATGCTTCCTGTTCTGCTATTCCTGTGGAATCAATTTCTGCTATGGACACTTCCTCCATACAAGCGACAATCCATGACCCTACAGATAACTCTTTGCACACTTCAGATACAGCGTCAGACTGGAATGGAGAACATCAAGTAGATTATGCAAGGATAGGAGAAGAG AATAATGGAGAAAATGAGCTTCCAAGAGTTCCCAAGGGTATTGATGTGATGTCTGAATTTCAATTTATTGAGGAACCTAACCCCCAGAACCTGGAGAGAACTACTTCAGAAAATGACACTAATGCTGGTGCTACGATATCTACTAGAAAACTGCGAAAGAGGACAGTTAAAAGCAGGGCTGGCAACCTTGAAGGAACAATTGATGGTGATTGTGGTGCTGAAATCGATGAAAGTCAAAGCAACGATGGACAAGAGGATGAAAATATGCCAAAGCCAAAGAGTGctagcagaaaaaggaaaggacaGACAACTGAAGGCCCAAAACCAGCTAAGAGGGGCAAGAAAGTCTCTTCAATAACTGATTCTTCTGTTGTGGAATCATCTAAAAAGAAGTTTCCTCAATGTACAAGGCGAAAGAGAAGACAAG TGAACAAGATTTTGCTTCAAACacctgaagaggagattgaccgaAGACAAATTTGCATAAAGGACCTAATAATGCTCACAGAAGCTAAGGAGCGTATATCC ACAAAGGAACCGACTGCAACGGGTAATTTATTTTCGAATCAGAG TTCCTTGGATGACAATGGTCTTTTTGGTGATGATGAAGAAATGAGTCGTTCTGGTGGAGTCACAAATTATCCCAATGAGCCAACTACAAAGAAATTGAACTATCATTCATACTCAAATCGGCTTCCAACTGTCAGATGGTCAAAATCAGAAACACAGTTGCTTTATGAG GCTATTCGACAATTTGGATCGGATTTTGAAATGATACAACAGTTGTTCCCTAATCGCACACGACATCAAATAaagctaaaatttaaaattgtagAGAGGAAACATCCTTTGCAAGTTCGTGATGCTTTATTTCATCGTTCTGAAG ATTTTTCACACGTTATGCAAGTAATTAAGATGGTCCAAGAAAAGGCCGAGACATCTGCAAAAGAAGAGACAAATGATGATCAGGAAAATGCATCACAATGTAACGTTGATACAAATGAG AAAGAACTAGAAGGCATTGCTGATGAAGGAGATGATTATGGAGGTAAAGATGAAGATGCTGGCTATCCAGATTTTGATGAGCATGAGTGGGATAGCTGTACTTACCGTtgtgagaaggaagaagattcaATACGGGATTTCTGA
- the LOC122027135 gene encoding uncharacterized protein LOC122027135 isoform X2: MTVVTSPLYQQLGLFFFSHLSGPASLGSAGDLLSFGSNSARRKPAHAVNPEEPSARARPSSPTFASARDFRNPLFFLLFFRGQKRRHLEFPHLDVRGVAMFNDSDTIDDFLSPTETTTGRQLGKFRPKARAKTVKVVSASTKTSDVARDVSASLEPVALDSHSELETEQAHLQPCTSSGSIENLCQDESTSLSLNTSNDDPLKLTEVMFNDLDSVDDFLCPMETTKEQQLGNFRPKVRAKTAKVVSASTKTSDDAQHVSAPLESIAHDAHSELQTDTTCFQSCMSSCSTVSCQHKSMPESVQQPEDMQTELVASQGKHADNVQLNEGNFCQDENTSITLNTSDDVPLKIVGIEEITDNIDHGTIVSEQSIMSDVMLRPLEVLMPDDDLHPSSSDLQEEIEALCGLESLDNLSVHHGSKMVGKVSKFKPKVTKLPSKKATIKSVSFILPDASCSAIPVESISAMDTSSIQATIHDPTDNSLHTSDTASDWNGEHQVDYARIGEENNGENELPRVPKGIDVMSEFQFIEEPNPQNLERTTSENDTNAGATISTRKLRKRTVKSRAGNLEGTIDGDCGAEIDESQSNDGQEDENMPKPKSASRKRKGQTTEGPKPAKRGKKVSSITDSSVVESSKKKFPQCTRRKRRQVNKILLQTPEEEIDRRQICIKDLIMLTEAKERISTKEPTATGNLFSNQSSLDDNGLFGDDEEMSRSGGVTNYPNEPTTKKLNYHSYSNRLPTVRWSKSETQLLYEEDGTRGHQTMLAIRQFGSDFEMIQQLFPNRTRHQIKLKFKIVERKHPLQVRDALFHRSEDFSHVMQVIKMVQEKAETSAKEETNDDQENASQCNVDTNEKELEGIADEGDDYGGKDEDAGYPDFDEHEWDSCTYRCEKEEDSIRDF, encoded by the exons ATGACAGTTGTAACCAGTCCGTTGTACCAGCAGTTAGGATTATTCTTCTTTTCCCATCTCTCCGGTCCAGCCTCGCTCGGGTCGGCTGGCGATCTTCTCTCCTTCGGTTCCAATTCGGCGCGACGCAAACCCGCCCACGCCGTAAACCCAGAAGAGCCTTCCGCCCGTGCTCGACCGTCGTCGCCCACGTTCGCCAGTGCTCGCGATTTCCGCAACCcgcttttcttcctcctcttttttCGCGGACAGAAACGCCGGCATCTCGAGTTTCCCCATCTCGACGTTCGCGGTG TGGCCATGTTCAATGATTCAGATACCATTGATGATTTTCTTTCTCCCACAGAGACTACCACAG GGCGACAGTTGGGCAAGTTTCGTCCTAAAGCTCGTGCTAAAACTGTCAAGGTTGTCTCTGCTTCTACCAAAACTTCAGATGTTGCCCGAGATGTATCTGCTTCTTTGGAGCCAGTGGCTCTTGATTCTCATTCTGAGCTTGAGACAGAGCAAGCCCATCTCCAACCTTGCACTTCTAGTGGTTCTATAGAAAATTTGTGCCAG GATGAAAGTACAAGCTTAAGTTTGAACACATCCAATGATGATCCCCTGAAGCTTACAG AGGTTATGTTCAATGATTTGGATTCTGTTGATGATTTTCTTTGTCCAATGGAGACTACCAAAG AACAACAATTGGGCAATTTTCGTCCTAAAGTTCGTGCTAAAACTGCTAAAGTTGTTTCTGCTTCTACCAAAACTTCTGATGATGCCCAACATGTGTCGGCTCCTTTAGAGTCTATTGCTCATGATGCTCATTCTGAGCTTCAGACTGATACAACCTGTTTCCAGTCTTGCATGTCCAGTTGCTCAACAGTTTCGTGTCAGCACAAATCGATGCCAGAATCAGTACAGCAACCAGAGGACATGCAGACAGAGCTTGTAGCATCCCAAGGTAAACATGCAGATAATGTTCAGCTGAATGAGGGAAATTTCTGCCAG GATGAAAACACAAGCATAACTTTGAACACTTCAGATGATGTTCCTTTAAAGATAGTAG GTATTGAGGAAATTACTGACAACATAGACCACGGAACTATTGTATCTGAGCAAAGTATTATGTCAGATGTTATGCTAAGACCTCTTGAAGTTTTGATGCCTGATGATGATCTACATCCTTCTTCAAGTGATCTGCAAGAG GAGATAGAAGCACTTTGTGGCCTTGAATCACTTGACAATTTGTCTGTTCATCATGGTAGCAAAATGG TTGGAAAAGTAAGCAAATTCAAACCCAAAGTGACCAAGCTACCTTCGAAAAAGGCAACAATAAAATCTGTTTCTTTTATCCTTCCTGATGCTTCCTGTTCTGCTATTCCTGTGGAATCAATTTCTGCTATGGACACTTCCTCCATACAAGCGACAATCCATGACCCTACAGATAACTCTTTGCACACTTCAGATACAGCGTCAGACTGGAATGGAGAACATCAAGTAGATTATGCAAGGATAGGAGAAGAG AATAATGGAGAAAATGAGCTTCCAAGAGTTCCCAAGGGTATTGATGTGATGTCTGAATTTCAATTTATTGAGGAACCTAACCCCCAGAACCTGGAGAGAACTACTTCAGAAAATGACACTAATGCTGGTGCTACGATATCTACTAGAAAACTGCGAAAGAGGACAGTTAAAAGCAGGGCTGGCAACCTTGAAGGAACAATTGATGGTGATTGTGGTGCTGAAATCGATGAAAGTCAAAGCAACGATGGACAAGAGGATGAAAATATGCCAAAGCCAAAGAGTGctagcagaaaaaggaaaggacaGACAACTGAAGGCCCAAAACCAGCTAAGAGGGGCAAGAAAGTCTCTTCAATAACTGATTCTTCTGTTGTGGAATCATCTAAAAAGAAGTTTCCTCAATGTACAAGGCGAAAGAGAAGACAAG TGAACAAGATTTTGCTTCAAACacctgaagaggagattgaccgaAGACAAATTTGCATAAAGGACCTAATAATGCTCACAGAAGCTAAGGAGCGTATATCC ACAAAGGAACCGACTGCAACGGGTAATTTATTTTCGAATCAGAG TTCCTTGGATGACAATGGTCTTTTTGGTGATGATGAAGAAATGAGTCGTTCTGGTGGAGTCACAAATTATCCCAATGAGCCAACTACAAAGAAATTGAACTATCATTCATACTCAAATCGGCTTCCAACTGTCAGATGGTCAAAATCAGAAACACAGTTGCTTTATGAG GAAGATGGCACAAGAGGTCATCAGACAATGCTG GCTATTCGACAATTTGGATCGGATTTTGAAATGATACAACAGTTGTTCCCTAATCGCACACGACATCAAATAaagctaaaatttaaaattgtagAGAGGAAACATCCTTTGCAAGTTCGTGATGCTTTATTTCATCGTTCTGAAG ATTTTTCACACGTTATGCAAGTAATTAAGATGGTCCAAGAAAAGGCCGAGACATCTGCAAAAGAAGAGACAAATGATGATCAGGAAAATGCATCACAATGTAACGTTGATACAAATGAG AAAGAACTAGAAGGCATTGCTGATGAAGGAGATGATTATGGAGGTAAAGATGAAGATGCTGGCTATCCAGATTTTGATGAGCATGAGTGGGATAGCTGTACTTACCGTtgtgagaaggaagaagattcaATACGGGATTTCTGA
- the LOC122027135 gene encoding uncharacterized protein LOC122027135 isoform X1: MTVVTSPLYQQLGLFFFSHLSGPASLGSAGDLLSFGSNSARRKPAHAVNPEEPSARARPSSPTFASARDFRNPLFFLLFFRGQKRRHLEFPHLDVRGVAMFNDSDTIDDFLSPTETTTGRQLGKFRPKARAKTVKVVSASTKTSDVARDVSASLEPVALDSHSELETEQAHLQPCTSSGSIENLCQDESTSLSLNTSNDDPLKLTEVMFNDLDSVDDFLCPMETTKEQQLGNFRPKVRAKTAKVVSASTKTSDDAQHVSAPLESIAHDAHSELQTDTTCFQSCMSSCSTVSCQHKSMPESVQQPEDMQTELVASQGKHADNVQLNEGNFCQDENTSITLNTSDDVPLKIVGIEEITDNIDHGTIVSEQSIMSDVMLRPLEVLMPDDDLHPSSSDLQEEIEALCGLESLDNLSVHHGSKMEVGKVSKFKPKVTKLPSKKATIKSVSFILPDASCSAIPVESISAMDTSSIQATIHDPTDNSLHTSDTASDWNGEHQVDYARIGEENNGENELPRVPKGIDVMSEFQFIEEPNPQNLERTTSENDTNAGATISTRKLRKRTVKSRAGNLEGTIDGDCGAEIDESQSNDGQEDENMPKPKSASRKRKGQTTEGPKPAKRGKKVSSITDSSVVESSKKKFPQCTRRKRRQVNKILLQTPEEEIDRRQICIKDLIMLTEAKERISTKEPTATGNLFSNQSSLDDNGLFGDDEEMSRSGGVTNYPNEPTTKKLNYHSYSNRLPTVRWSKSETQLLYEEDGTRGHQTMLAIRQFGSDFEMIQQLFPNRTRHQIKLKFKIVERKHPLQVRDALFHRSEDFSHVMQVIKMVQEKAETSAKEETNDDQENASQCNVDTNEKELEGIADEGDDYGGKDEDAGYPDFDEHEWDSCTYRCEKEEDSIRDF; this comes from the exons ATGACAGTTGTAACCAGTCCGTTGTACCAGCAGTTAGGATTATTCTTCTTTTCCCATCTCTCCGGTCCAGCCTCGCTCGGGTCGGCTGGCGATCTTCTCTCCTTCGGTTCCAATTCGGCGCGACGCAAACCCGCCCACGCCGTAAACCCAGAAGAGCCTTCCGCCCGTGCTCGACCGTCGTCGCCCACGTTCGCCAGTGCTCGCGATTTCCGCAACCcgcttttcttcctcctcttttttCGCGGACAGAAACGCCGGCATCTCGAGTTTCCCCATCTCGACGTTCGCGGTG TGGCCATGTTCAATGATTCAGATACCATTGATGATTTTCTTTCTCCCACAGAGACTACCACAG GGCGACAGTTGGGCAAGTTTCGTCCTAAAGCTCGTGCTAAAACTGTCAAGGTTGTCTCTGCTTCTACCAAAACTTCAGATGTTGCCCGAGATGTATCTGCTTCTTTGGAGCCAGTGGCTCTTGATTCTCATTCTGAGCTTGAGACAGAGCAAGCCCATCTCCAACCTTGCACTTCTAGTGGTTCTATAGAAAATTTGTGCCAG GATGAAAGTACAAGCTTAAGTTTGAACACATCCAATGATGATCCCCTGAAGCTTACAG AGGTTATGTTCAATGATTTGGATTCTGTTGATGATTTTCTTTGTCCAATGGAGACTACCAAAG AACAACAATTGGGCAATTTTCGTCCTAAAGTTCGTGCTAAAACTGCTAAAGTTGTTTCTGCTTCTACCAAAACTTCTGATGATGCCCAACATGTGTCGGCTCCTTTAGAGTCTATTGCTCATGATGCTCATTCTGAGCTTCAGACTGATACAACCTGTTTCCAGTCTTGCATGTCCAGTTGCTCAACAGTTTCGTGTCAGCACAAATCGATGCCAGAATCAGTACAGCAACCAGAGGACATGCAGACAGAGCTTGTAGCATCCCAAGGTAAACATGCAGATAATGTTCAGCTGAATGAGGGAAATTTCTGCCAG GATGAAAACACAAGCATAACTTTGAACACTTCAGATGATGTTCCTTTAAAGATAGTAG GTATTGAGGAAATTACTGACAACATAGACCACGGAACTATTGTATCTGAGCAAAGTATTATGTCAGATGTTATGCTAAGACCTCTTGAAGTTTTGATGCCTGATGATGATCTACATCCTTCTTCAAGTGATCTGCAAGAG GAGATAGAAGCACTTTGTGGCCTTGAATCACTTGACAATTTGTCTGTTCATCATGGTAGCAAAATGG aaGTTGGAAAAGTAAGCAAATTCAAACCCAAAGTGACCAAGCTACCTTCGAAAAAGGCAACAATAAAATCTGTTTCTTTTATCCTTCCTGATGCTTCCTGTTCTGCTATTCCTGTGGAATCAATTTCTGCTATGGACACTTCCTCCATACAAGCGACAATCCATGACCCTACAGATAACTCTTTGCACACTTCAGATACAGCGTCAGACTGGAATGGAGAACATCAAGTAGATTATGCAAGGATAGGAGAAGAG AATAATGGAGAAAATGAGCTTCCAAGAGTTCCCAAGGGTATTGATGTGATGTCTGAATTTCAATTTATTGAGGAACCTAACCCCCAGAACCTGGAGAGAACTACTTCAGAAAATGACACTAATGCTGGTGCTACGATATCTACTAGAAAACTGCGAAAGAGGACAGTTAAAAGCAGGGCTGGCAACCTTGAAGGAACAATTGATGGTGATTGTGGTGCTGAAATCGATGAAAGTCAAAGCAACGATGGACAAGAGGATGAAAATATGCCAAAGCCAAAGAGTGctagcagaaaaaggaaaggacaGACAACTGAAGGCCCAAAACCAGCTAAGAGGGGCAAGAAAGTCTCTTCAATAACTGATTCTTCTGTTGTGGAATCATCTAAAAAGAAGTTTCCTCAATGTACAAGGCGAAAGAGAAGACAAG TGAACAAGATTTTGCTTCAAACacctgaagaggagattgaccgaAGACAAATTTGCATAAAGGACCTAATAATGCTCACAGAAGCTAAGGAGCGTATATCC ACAAAGGAACCGACTGCAACGGGTAATTTATTTTCGAATCAGAG TTCCTTGGATGACAATGGTCTTTTTGGTGATGATGAAGAAATGAGTCGTTCTGGTGGAGTCACAAATTATCCCAATGAGCCAACTACAAAGAAATTGAACTATCATTCATACTCAAATCGGCTTCCAACTGTCAGATGGTCAAAATCAGAAACACAGTTGCTTTATGAG GAAGATGGCACAAGAGGTCATCAGACAATGCTG GCTATTCGACAATTTGGATCGGATTTTGAAATGATACAACAGTTGTTCCCTAATCGCACACGACATCAAATAaagctaaaatttaaaattgtagAGAGGAAACATCCTTTGCAAGTTCGTGATGCTTTATTTCATCGTTCTGAAG ATTTTTCACACGTTATGCAAGTAATTAAGATGGTCCAAGAAAAGGCCGAGACATCTGCAAAAGAAGAGACAAATGATGATCAGGAAAATGCATCACAATGTAACGTTGATACAAATGAG AAAGAACTAGAAGGCATTGCTGATGAAGGAGATGATTATGGAGGTAAAGATGAAGATGCTGGCTATCCAGATTTTGATGAGCATGAGTGGGATAGCTGTACTTACCGTtgtgagaaggaagaagattcaATACGGGATTTCTGA
- the LOC122027135 gene encoding uncharacterized protein LOC122027135 isoform X4: MTVVTSPLYQQLGLFFFSHLSGPASLGSAGDLLSFGSNSARRKPAHAVNPEEPSARARPSSPTFASARDFRNPLFFLLFFRGQKRRHLEFPHLDVRGVAMFNDSDTIDDFLSPTETTTGRQLGKFRPKARAKTVKVVSASTKTSDVARDVSASLEPVALDSHSELETEQAHLQPCTSSGSIENLCQDESTSLSLNTSNDDPLKLTEQQLGNFRPKVRAKTAKVVSASTKTSDDAQHVSAPLESIAHDAHSELQTDTTCFQSCMSSCSTVSCQHKSMPESVQQPEDMQTELVASQGKHADNVQLNEGNFCQDENTSITLNTSDDVPLKIVGIEEITDNIDHGTIVSEQSIMSDVMLRPLEVLMPDDDLHPSSSDLQEEIEALCGLESLDNLSVHHGSKMEVGKVSKFKPKVTKLPSKKATIKSVSFILPDASCSAIPVESISAMDTSSIQATIHDPTDNSLHTSDTASDWNGEHQVDYARIGEENNGENELPRVPKGIDVMSEFQFIEEPNPQNLERTTSENDTNAGATISTRKLRKRTVKSRAGNLEGTIDGDCGAEIDESQSNDGQEDENMPKPKSASRKRKGQTTEGPKPAKRGKKVSSITDSSVVESSKKKFPQCTRRKRRQVNKILLQTPEEEIDRRQICIKDLIMLTEAKERISTKEPTATGNLFSNQSSLDDNGLFGDDEEMSRSGGVTNYPNEPTTKKLNYHSYSNRLPTVRWSKSETQLLYEEDGTRGHQTMLAIRQFGSDFEMIQQLFPNRTRHQIKLKFKIVERKHPLQVRDALFHRSEDFSHVMQVIKMVQEKAETSAKEETNDDQENASQCNVDTNEKELEGIADEGDDYGGKDEDAGYPDFDEHEWDSCTYRCEKEEDSIRDF; encoded by the exons ATGACAGTTGTAACCAGTCCGTTGTACCAGCAGTTAGGATTATTCTTCTTTTCCCATCTCTCCGGTCCAGCCTCGCTCGGGTCGGCTGGCGATCTTCTCTCCTTCGGTTCCAATTCGGCGCGACGCAAACCCGCCCACGCCGTAAACCCAGAAGAGCCTTCCGCCCGTGCTCGACCGTCGTCGCCCACGTTCGCCAGTGCTCGCGATTTCCGCAACCcgcttttcttcctcctcttttttCGCGGACAGAAACGCCGGCATCTCGAGTTTCCCCATCTCGACGTTCGCGGTG TGGCCATGTTCAATGATTCAGATACCATTGATGATTTTCTTTCTCCCACAGAGACTACCACAG GGCGACAGTTGGGCAAGTTTCGTCCTAAAGCTCGTGCTAAAACTGTCAAGGTTGTCTCTGCTTCTACCAAAACTTCAGATGTTGCCCGAGATGTATCTGCTTCTTTGGAGCCAGTGGCTCTTGATTCTCATTCTGAGCTTGAGACAGAGCAAGCCCATCTCCAACCTTGCACTTCTAGTGGTTCTATAGAAAATTTGTGCCAG GATGAAAGTACAAGCTTAAGTTTGAACACATCCAATGATGATCCCCTGAAGCTTACAG AACAACAATTGGGCAATTTTCGTCCTAAAGTTCGTGCTAAAACTGCTAAAGTTGTTTCTGCTTCTACCAAAACTTCTGATGATGCCCAACATGTGTCGGCTCCTTTAGAGTCTATTGCTCATGATGCTCATTCTGAGCTTCAGACTGATACAACCTGTTTCCAGTCTTGCATGTCCAGTTGCTCAACAGTTTCGTGTCAGCACAAATCGATGCCAGAATCAGTACAGCAACCAGAGGACATGCAGACAGAGCTTGTAGCATCCCAAGGTAAACATGCAGATAATGTTCAGCTGAATGAGGGAAATTTCTGCCAG GATGAAAACACAAGCATAACTTTGAACACTTCAGATGATGTTCCTTTAAAGATAGTAG GTATTGAGGAAATTACTGACAACATAGACCACGGAACTATTGTATCTGAGCAAAGTATTATGTCAGATGTTATGCTAAGACCTCTTGAAGTTTTGATGCCTGATGATGATCTACATCCTTCTTCAAGTGATCTGCAAGAG GAGATAGAAGCACTTTGTGGCCTTGAATCACTTGACAATTTGTCTGTTCATCATGGTAGCAAAATGG aaGTTGGAAAAGTAAGCAAATTCAAACCCAAAGTGACCAAGCTACCTTCGAAAAAGGCAACAATAAAATCTGTTTCTTTTATCCTTCCTGATGCTTCCTGTTCTGCTATTCCTGTGGAATCAATTTCTGCTATGGACACTTCCTCCATACAAGCGACAATCCATGACCCTACAGATAACTCTTTGCACACTTCAGATACAGCGTCAGACTGGAATGGAGAACATCAAGTAGATTATGCAAGGATAGGAGAAGAG AATAATGGAGAAAATGAGCTTCCAAGAGTTCCCAAGGGTATTGATGTGATGTCTGAATTTCAATTTATTGAGGAACCTAACCCCCAGAACCTGGAGAGAACTACTTCAGAAAATGACACTAATGCTGGTGCTACGATATCTACTAGAAAACTGCGAAAGAGGACAGTTAAAAGCAGGGCTGGCAACCTTGAAGGAACAATTGATGGTGATTGTGGTGCTGAAATCGATGAAAGTCAAAGCAACGATGGACAAGAGGATGAAAATATGCCAAAGCCAAAGAGTGctagcagaaaaaggaaaggacaGACAACTGAAGGCCCAAAACCAGCTAAGAGGGGCAAGAAAGTCTCTTCAATAACTGATTCTTCTGTTGTGGAATCATCTAAAAAGAAGTTTCCTCAATGTACAAGGCGAAAGAGAAGACAAG TGAACAAGATTTTGCTTCAAACacctgaagaggagattgaccgaAGACAAATTTGCATAAAGGACCTAATAATGCTCACAGAAGCTAAGGAGCGTATATCC ACAAAGGAACCGACTGCAACGGGTAATTTATTTTCGAATCAGAG TTCCTTGGATGACAATGGTCTTTTTGGTGATGATGAAGAAATGAGTCGTTCTGGTGGAGTCACAAATTATCCCAATGAGCCAACTACAAAGAAATTGAACTATCATTCATACTCAAATCGGCTTCCAACTGTCAGATGGTCAAAATCAGAAACACAGTTGCTTTATGAG GAAGATGGCACAAGAGGTCATCAGACAATGCTG GCTATTCGACAATTTGGATCGGATTTTGAAATGATACAACAGTTGTTCCCTAATCGCACACGACATCAAATAaagctaaaatttaaaattgtagAGAGGAAACATCCTTTGCAAGTTCGTGATGCTTTATTTCATCGTTCTGAAG ATTTTTCACACGTTATGCAAGTAATTAAGATGGTCCAAGAAAAGGCCGAGACATCTGCAAAAGAAGAGACAAATGATGATCAGGAAAATGCATCACAATGTAACGTTGATACAAATGAG AAAGAACTAGAAGGCATTGCTGATGAAGGAGATGATTATGGAGGTAAAGATGAAGATGCTGGCTATCCAGATTTTGATGAGCATGAGTGGGATAGCTGTACTTACCGTtgtgagaaggaagaagattcaATACGGGATTTCTGA